The Streptomyces laurentii genome contains a region encoding:
- a CDS encoding glucosamine-6-phosphate deaminase (6-phosphogluconolactonase/Glucosamine-6-phosphate isomerase/deaminase [Carbohydrate transport and metabolism]; COG0363;~GlcN6P_deaminase: Glucosamine-6-phosphate (GlcN6P) deaminase subfamily; GlcN6P deaminase catalyzes the reversible conversion of GlcN6P to D-fructose-6-phosphate (Fru6P) and ammonium. The reaction is an aldo-keto isomerization coupled with an amination or...; cd01399;~Glucosamine-6-phosphate deaminase [Streptomyces venezuelae ATCC10712];~active site lid [active];~allosteric site;~hexamer (dimer of trimers) interface [polypeptide binding];~identified by MetaGeneAnnotator; putative;~trimer interface [polypeptide binding]): protein MEVVIVKDAKAGGELIADGIAGLLRRKPDALLGVATGSTPLPIYDALTARVRDGSVDASRARIAQLDEYVGLPAGHPESYRSTVLRQVVEPLGLSADQFMGPDGSAEDVQAACEAYDKALAEAGGVDLQILGIGTDGHIGFNEPCSSLASRTRIKTLTEQTRVDNARFFDDIEQVPHHVITQGIGTILEARHLVLLATGEGKAEAVAQTVEGPVAALVPASALQLHPHATVVVDEAAASKLKLADYFRHTFANKPAWQGI from the coding sequence GTGGAAGTTGTCATCGTCAAGGACGCCAAGGCGGGCGGCGAACTGATCGCGGACGGCATCGCCGGCCTCCTGCGCCGCAAGCCCGACGCGCTGCTCGGCGTGGCCACCGGTTCGACCCCGCTGCCCATCTACGACGCCCTGACCGCCCGGGTCCGGGACGGCTCCGTGGACGCGTCCCGCGCCCGGATAGCCCAGCTCGACGAGTACGTGGGCCTGCCCGCCGGGCACCCGGAGTCGTACCGCTCGACCGTGCTGCGCCAGGTCGTCGAGCCGCTCGGCCTCTCCGCGGACCAGTTCATGGGCCCGGACGGCTCGGCCGAGGACGTCCAGGCGGCCTGCGAGGCGTACGACAAGGCACTCGCCGAGGCCGGCGGCGTCGACCTCCAGATCCTGGGCATCGGCACCGACGGGCACATCGGCTTCAACGAACCCTGCTCCTCGCTCGCCTCCCGGACCCGGATCAAGACGCTCACCGAGCAGACCCGGGTCGACAACGCGCGCTTCTTCGACGACATCGAGCAGGTGCCGCACCACGTGATCACCCAGGGCATCGGCACCATCCTGGAGGCCCGCCACCTGGTGCTGCTCGCCACCGGCGAGGGCAAGGCCGAGGCCGTGGCGCAGACGGTCGAGGGCCCGGTCGCCGCGCTCGTGCCGGCCTCCGCGCTCCAGCTGCACCCGCACGCGACCGTCGTCGTGGACGAGGCCGCCGCCTCCAAGCTGAAGCTCGCGGACTACTTCCGCCACACCTTCGCGAACAAGCCCGCCTGGCAGGGCATCTGA
- a CDS encoding sugar transporter sugar binding protein (Bacterial extracellular solute-binding protein; pfam13416;~The substrate binding domain of LysR-type transcriptional regulators (LTTRs), a member of the type 2 periplasmic binding fold protein superfamily; cl11398;~identified by MetaGeneAnnotator; putative;~sugar transporter sugar binding protein [Streptomyces sp. Mg1]): MKRKLIAAIGVAGMMVGIAACGGGDDKGGAKAGGDAKELTVWLTVDAQNNWPELVKAADDAVTKKHPGIKIKHEYYGWPDKNTKLDAVLATDKAPDVVEMGNSEMISYMAKGAFAEVDPSKFENSDKWLDALKDSVTYNGKTYGVPYYAGGRVGTWRKDVAAEAGVKAAPKTWAELTAALDAIQQKKGDKFSAWYQPSPDWYAAMSFVYDAGGSIAKQDGETWKSNLASAESLKGLTEYKNIVDKYMHGDKTKDEADRPVVFGQGKSATIFAAGWEGATAADPKTDKVGGLKDKLENFVMPGPSGKNLPVFLGGSDLAVPVKSKAQDVAAEWIAAFTGSEGQKGLVAKGNLPNNKADLAPLKSDPATAVPATAAESSWFVPTAPGWGQVEKGQILKTMLIEIANGKKPVEQAAKDADAAIDKVINTK; the protein is encoded by the coding sequence GTGAAGCGCAAGCTCATCGCGGCGATCGGCGTCGCGGGCATGATGGTCGGCATCGCGGCGTGTGGTGGGGGCGACGACAAGGGCGGTGCGAAGGCCGGCGGCGACGCCAAGGAGCTGACCGTGTGGCTCACGGTCGACGCCCAGAACAACTGGCCCGAGCTGGTCAAGGCCGCCGACGACGCGGTGACCAAGAAGCACCCCGGCATCAAGATCAAGCACGAGTACTACGGCTGGCCGGACAAGAACACCAAGCTCGACGCGGTGCTCGCGACCGACAAGGCCCCGGACGTTGTCGAGATGGGCAACTCCGAGATGATCAGCTACATGGCCAAGGGTGCCTTCGCCGAGGTCGACCCGTCGAAGTTCGAGAACTCCGACAAGTGGCTCGACGCCCTCAAGGACTCGGTCACCTACAACGGCAAGACCTACGGTGTCCCCTACTACGCCGGTGGCCGCGTGGGCACCTGGCGCAAGGACGTCGCCGCCGAGGCGGGCGTCAAGGCCGCCCCGAAGACCTGGGCCGAGCTGACCGCCGCGCTCGACGCCATCCAGCAGAAGAAGGGCGACAAGTTCAGCGCCTGGTACCAGCCGTCGCCGGACTGGTACGCCGCGATGTCCTTCGTCTACGACGCCGGCGGCTCCATCGCCAAGCAGGACGGCGAGACCTGGAAGTCGAACCTCGCCTCGGCCGAGTCCCTCAAGGGCCTCACCGAGTACAAGAACATCGTCGACAAGTACATGCACGGCGACAAGACGAAGGACGAGGCCGACCGCCCCGTCGTCTTCGGCCAGGGCAAGTCCGCGACGATCTTCGCCGCCGGGTGGGAGGGCGCCACCGCCGCCGACCCGAAGACCGACAAGGTCGGCGGGCTGAAGGACAAGCTCGAGAACTTCGTGATGCCCGGCCCGTCCGGCAAGAACCTCCCGGTCTTCCTCGGCGGTTCGGACCTGGCCGTCCCGGTCAAGTCCAAGGCGCAGGACGTCGCCGCCGAGTGGATCGCCGCCTTCACCGGCTCCGAGGGCCAGAAGGGCCTCGTCGCCAAGGGCAACCTGCCCAACAACAAGGCGGACCTCGCGCCGCTGAAGAGCGACCCGGCCACCGCCGTCCCGGCGACCGCCGCCGAGTCCAGCTGGTTCGTCCCGACCGCCCCCGGCTGGGGCCAGGTCGAGAAGGGCCAGATCCTCAAGACGATGCTCATCGAGATCGCCAACGGCAAGAAGCCGGTCGAGCAGGCCGCCAAGGACGCCGACGCCGCGATCGACAAGGTCATCAACACCAAGTGA
- a CDS encoding sugar hydrolase (Beta-glucosidase-related glycosidases [Carbohydrate transport andmetabolism]; COG1472;~Glycosyl hydrolase family 3 N terminal domain; cl07971;~identified by MetaGeneAnnotator; putative;~sugar hydrolase [Streptomyces cattleya NRRL 8057 = DSM46488]), which yields MTTLVRGADTLTRDALTVLQPGFVGTTAPDWLLRRIGEGLSSVGLFGRNVVGPEQLAALTARLRAERDDVLVAIDEEGGDVTRLEVNEGSSFPGNYALGHVDDVELTRAVAHELGRRLAVCGIDLNWAPSADVNSNADNPVIGVRSFGADPELVARHTVAYVDGLQAAGVAACTKHFPGHGDTSVDSHDALPRIDVDAATLHARELRPFRAAVDAGTKAVMSAHILLPALDPEHPATLSPRILTGLLRRELGFDGLIVTDGMEMRAVAATYGIERGSVLAIAAGADAICVGGGLSDEDTVLRLRDALVTAVRTGELPEERLADAAERVRALAAWTQAHRARGAAPEPGAAPQEGTAPGAGAEVGLVAARRALTVTPGAAPFAPLTEAPYVASFTPVANFAVGDETPWGVAAELDRLLPGTRAGSYGTDATVDGVLTAAGERRVVAVVRDLHRHPWMSAVLDALLAARPDTVVVEMGLNESEPRGALHVATHGAARVCGRAAAEAITGR from the coding sequence ATGACCACTCTCGTACGCGGTGCGGACACCCTGACCCGTGACGCGCTCACGGTGCTCCAGCCCGGATTCGTCGGCACCACCGCCCCCGACTGGCTGCTCCGCCGCATCGGCGAGGGCCTGTCCTCCGTCGGCCTCTTCGGACGCAACGTCGTCGGCCCCGAGCAGCTCGCCGCGCTCACGGCGCGGCTGCGCGCCGAACGCGACGACGTGCTCGTCGCGATCGACGAGGAGGGCGGCGACGTCACCCGCCTGGAGGTCAACGAGGGTTCCTCGTTCCCCGGCAACTACGCCCTCGGCCACGTCGACGACGTCGAGCTGACCCGGGCCGTGGCCCACGAGCTCGGCCGCCGGCTCGCCGTCTGCGGCATCGACCTCAACTGGGCGCCGTCCGCCGACGTCAACTCCAACGCCGACAACCCGGTCATCGGGGTCCGCTCCTTCGGCGCCGACCCCGAGCTGGTCGCCCGGCACACGGTGGCCTACGTCGACGGCCTTCAGGCCGCCGGTGTCGCCGCCTGCACCAAGCACTTCCCGGGCCACGGCGACACCAGCGTCGACTCGCACGACGCGCTGCCCCGGATCGACGTGGACGCGGCCACCCTGCACGCGCGGGAGCTGCGGCCTTTCCGGGCCGCCGTCGACGCCGGTACCAAAGCGGTCATGAGCGCGCATATCCTGCTTCCCGCGCTCGATCCGGAGCACCCGGCCACCCTGAGCCCGCGGATCCTCACCGGTCTGCTGCGCCGGGAGCTGGGCTTCGACGGGCTGATCGTCACCGACGGCATGGAGATGCGGGCCGTGGCGGCGACGTACGGCATCGAGCGCGGATCCGTCCTCGCGATCGCCGCGGGCGCCGACGCCATCTGCGTCGGCGGCGGGCTGTCCGACGAGGACACCGTGCTGCGGCTGCGCGACGCGCTGGTGACCGCCGTACGGACCGGTGAACTGCCCGAGGAGCGGCTGGCCGACGCCGCCGAGCGCGTCCGCGCGCTGGCGGCCTGGACCCAGGCGCACCGGGCCAGGGGGGCCGCTCCGGAGCCGGGCGCGGCGCCACAGGAGGGGACCGCGCCCGGCGCCGGCGCCGAGGTCGGACTCGTCGCGGCCCGCCGGGCCCTGACGGTCACCCCGGGAGCGGCGCCGTTCGCGCCGCTCACCGAGGCTCCGTACGTGGCCTCCTTCACGCCCGTCGCCAACTTCGCGGTCGGCGACGAGACCCCCTGGGGCGTCGCCGCCGAGCTGGACCGGCTGCTTCCGGGCACCAGGGCCGGCTCGTACGGGACCGACGCCACGGTGGACGGCGTCCTGACGGCGGCCGGGGAGCGGCGCGTCGTCGCGGTCGTCCGCGATCTCCACCGCCACCCGTGGATGTCCGCCGTCCTGGACGCCCTGCTCGCGGCCCGCCCGGACACCGTGGTGGTGGAGATGGGGCTGAACGAGTCGGAGCCGCGCGGCGCCCTGCACGTCGCCACCCACGGCGCCGCCCGCGTCTGCGGCCGCGCCGCGGCGGAGGCGATCACCGGCCGCTGA
- a CDS encoding transcriptional regulatory protein whib-like whiB1 (Mapped to H37Rv Rv3219;~Transcription factor WhiB; pfam02467;~identified by MetaGeneAnnotator; putative;~transcriptional regulatory protein whib-like whiB1 [Mycobacterium tuberculosis F11]): MDWRHNAVCREEDPELFFPIGNTGPALLQIEEAKAVCRRCPVMEQCLQWALESGQDSGVWGGLSEDERRAMKRRAARNRARNASA; the protein is encoded by the coding sequence ATGGACTGGCGTCACAACGCCGTTTGTCGTGAGGAAGACCCCGAGCTGTTCTTCCCCATCGGCAACACCGGTCCTGCGCTGCTGCAGATCGAGGAAGCCAAGGCCGTCTGCCGCCGCTGCCCCGTCATGGAGCAGTGCCTGCAGTGGGCGCTCGAGTCCGGCCAGGACTCCGGCGTCTGGGGTGGCCTCAGCGAGGACGAGCGCCGCGCGATGAAGCGCCGCGCCGCCCGCAACCGGGCGCGCAACGCCAGCGCCTGA
- a CDS encoding sugar ABC transporter permease (ABC-ATPase subunit interface;~ABC-type sugar transport system, permease component[Carbohydrate transport andmetabolism]; COG0395;~Transmembrane subunit (TM) foundin Periplasmic Binding Protein (PBP)-dependent ATP-Binding Cassette (ABC) transporters which generally bind type 2 PBPs. These types of transporters consist of a PBP, two TMs, and two cytoplasmic ABC ATPase subunits, and...; cd06261;~conserved gate region;~dimer interface [polypeptide binding];~identified by MetaGeneAnnotator; putative;~putative PBP binding loops;~sugar ABC transporter permease [Streptomyces sp. Mg1]): MSVTKAPAEVPAVAKAPAASRPHPRKPRKTKAGWNLLGLLLFVTLGFPVYWMLNTAFKPAKDAIDPDPHFFPSTFTLENFRRALDIADFWGPVGRSLVVSAVVVVIGIAVGLLAALAISRFAFRGRKIVIVGILAVQMVPLVAMIIPVFLLLNDLGQYDKLTGLIITYLTFILPFTVWTLRGFIVNIPKELEEAAQVDGCTPTGAFLRVVFPLLAPGMVATSVYGFIQAWNEYLYALMLMSQQNQTATVWLSNFITKNGTEYAPMMAGSTMMAVPIVILFLIVQRKMAAGLTAGAVKG, from the coding sequence GTGAGCGTCACCAAGGCACCCGCCGAGGTCCCCGCCGTCGCCAAGGCACCCGCCGCCTCGCGTCCGCACCCGCGCAAGCCGCGCAAGACCAAGGCCGGCTGGAACCTGCTCGGCCTGCTTCTCTTCGTCACCCTCGGCTTCCCCGTCTACTGGATGCTCAACACGGCCTTCAAGCCGGCCAAGGACGCGATCGACCCCGACCCGCACTTCTTCCCGTCCACCTTCACGCTGGAGAACTTCCGGCGCGCGCTGGACATCGCGGACTTCTGGGGCCCGGTCGGGCGCAGCCTCGTCGTGTCGGCCGTCGTGGTCGTCATCGGCATCGCGGTCGGCCTGCTCGCCGCCCTCGCCATCTCGCGCTTCGCCTTCCGCGGCCGCAAGATCGTCATCGTCGGCATCCTCGCCGTCCAGATGGTCCCGCTCGTCGCGATGATCATCCCGGTCTTCCTGCTGCTCAACGACCTCGGTCAGTACGACAAGCTCACCGGCCTGATCATCACGTACCTGACCTTCATCCTGCCCTTCACGGTGTGGACGCTGCGCGGATTCATCGTCAACATCCCCAAGGAGCTGGAGGAGGCCGCCCAGGTCGACGGCTGCACGCCGACCGGCGCGTTCCTCCGGGTGGTCTTCCCGCTGCTCGCCCCGGGCATGGTCGCCACCTCCGTCTACGGCTTCATCCAGGCGTGGAACGAGTACCTCTACGCGCTGATGCTGATGAGCCAGCAGAACCAGACGGCCACCGTCTGGCTGTCCAACTTCATCACCAAGAACGGCACCGAGTACGCCCCCATGATGGCCGGCTCGACCATGATGGCCGTCCCCATCGTGATCCTCTTCCTCATCGTCCAGCGCAAGATGGCCGCCGGTCTGACGGCCGGCGCGGTGAAGGGATAA
- a CDS encoding gntR family transcriptional regulator (COG2188 Transcriptional regulators;~DNA-binding site [nucleotide binding];~GntR family transcriptional regulator [Streptomyces collinus Tu365];~Transcriptional regulators [Transcription]; COG2188;~UTRA domain; pfam07702;~Winged helix-turn-helix (WHTH) DNA-binding domain of the GntR family of transcriptional regulators; cd07377;~identified by MetaGeneAnnotator; putative), which produces MATDAGSTETDNGIATRTARVPKYYRLKRHLLDMTETLPPGTPVPPERTLAAEFDTSRTTVRQALQELVVEGRLERIQGKGTFVAKPKVSQALQLTSYTEDMRAQGLEPTSQLLDIGYVTADDTLAGLLDITPGGRVLRIERLRLASGEPMAIETTHLSAKRFPALRRSLVKYTSLYTALAEVYDVHLAEAEETIETSLATPREAGLLGTDVGLPMLMLSRHSVDGRGEPVEWVRSVYRGDRYKFVARLKRPLD; this is translated from the coding sequence ATGGCCACGGACGCGGGCAGTACGGAGACGGACAACGGGATCGCCACCCGCACCGCACGCGTACCCAAGTACTACCGGCTCAAGCGGCACTTGCTCGACATGACGGAGACCCTGCCGCCGGGCACCCCGGTCCCGCCCGAGCGGACCCTCGCGGCCGAGTTCGACACCTCGCGTACCACCGTACGCCAGGCCCTCCAGGAGCTGGTCGTCGAAGGCCGGCTCGAACGCATCCAGGGCAAGGGCACCTTCGTGGCCAAGCCCAAGGTCTCCCAGGCGCTCCAGCTCACCTCGTACACCGAGGACATGCGCGCCCAGGGCCTCGAACCCACCTCGCAGCTCCTCGACATCGGGTACGTGACGGCCGACGACACCCTCGCCGGGCTGCTCGACATCACCCCTGGCGGCCGGGTGCTCCGCATCGAGCGGCTGCGGCTCGCGAGCGGCGAGCCGATGGCCATCGAGACCACGCATCTTTCGGCCAAGCGCTTCCCCGCGCTGCGCCGTTCCCTCGTCAAGTACACGTCGCTCTACACGGCCCTGGCCGAGGTGTACGACGTGCACCTGGCCGAGGCCGAGGAGACCATCGAGACCTCGCTGGCCACCCCGCGCGAGGCCGGGCTGCTGGGCACCGATGTCGGCCTGCCGATGCTGATGCTCTCCCGTCACTCCGTGGACGGACGGGGCGAACCGGTCGAATGGGTGCGCTCGGTCTACCGCGGCGACCGCTACAAGTTCGTCGCGCGCCTCAAGCGTCCGCTCGACTGA
- a CDS encoding sugar ABC transporter permease (ABC-ATPase subunit interface;~ABC-type sugar transport system, permease component[Carbohydrate transport andmetabolism]; COG0395;~Transmembrane subunit (TM) foundin Periplasmic Binding Protein (PBP)-dependent ATP-Binding Cassette (ABC) transporters which generally bind type 2 PBPs. These types of transporters consist of a PBP, two TMs, and two cytoplasmic ABC ATPase subunits, and...; cd06261;~conserved gate region;~dimer interface [polypeptide binding];~identified by MetaGeneAnnotator; putative;~putative PBP binding loops;~sugar ABC transporter permease [Streptomyces sp. Mg1]) — protein sequence MSAADTTTAKVPPVRQSPPSGSGASGPAPQGGKRKGGAGIPWLLLAPCLIVLILVLGYPLVRLVTLSFQHFGQPQLWGFQEAESAGFDNFTAILGDGEFWAVVLRTVIFAAGAVIVTMVLGMLIALLLQRVSGWVKALINIVLVASWGMPIIVSTAIFKWLFDADYGVLNWMLSRLPGVDMIGHNWFASGPQGLAVIMLLVVWGAVPFVVITLSAGLTQVPKELEEAARLDGAGAIGVFRYVTLPILKPIIVMLTTLSVIWDMGVFPQVYVMRNGHPEAEFQLLTTYSFDKAFVVNDYGTGSAIAVVTVLLLLGVVAVYMRQMLKIGDVE from the coding sequence ATGAGTGCCGCTGACACAACCACCGCGAAGGTGCCGCCGGTGCGGCAATCGCCCCCATCGGGCTCCGGGGCCTCGGGCCCGGCCCCTCAGGGCGGCAAGAGGAAAGGCGGGGCGGGCATCCCCTGGCTGCTCCTCGCCCCCTGTCTGATCGTGCTGATCCTGGTGCTCGGCTATCCGCTGGTGCGCCTGGTCACCCTCTCGTTCCAGCACTTCGGCCAGCCCCAGCTCTGGGGCTTCCAGGAAGCCGAGTCGGCCGGCTTCGACAACTTCACCGCGATCCTCGGCGACGGCGAGTTCTGGGCCGTCGTCCTGCGCACGGTGATCTTCGCGGCCGGCGCCGTGATCGTCACCATGGTGCTCGGCATGCTGATCGCGCTGCTCCTCCAGCGCGTCTCCGGCTGGGTCAAGGCCCTGATCAACATCGTGCTGGTGGCCAGCTGGGGCATGCCGATCATCGTCTCCACCGCCATCTTCAAGTGGCTCTTCGACGCCGACTACGGCGTGCTCAACTGGATGCTCAGCAGGCTCCCGGGCGTTGACATGATCGGCCACAACTGGTTCGCCAGCGGCCCGCAGGGCCTGGCCGTGATCATGCTCCTGGTGGTCTGGGGCGCCGTGCCCTTCGTCGTCATCACCCTGAGCGCCGGCCTCACCCAGGTGCCCAAGGAGCTGGAGGAGGCCGCCCGCCTCGACGGCGCCGGCGCGATCGGTGTCTTCCGCTACGTCACCCTGCCCATCCTCAAGCCGATCATCGTGATGCTCACGACGCTGTCGGTCATCTGGGACATGGGTGTCTTCCCGCAGGTCTACGTGATGCGCAACGGGCACCCCGAGGCCGAGTTCCAGCTCCTCACCACGTACTCCTTCGACAAGGCGTTCGTCGTCAACGACTACGGCACCGGCTCCGCGATCGCCGTCGTCACCGTGCTGCTGCTGCTCGGAGTCGTGGCGGTGTACATGCGCCAGATGCTCAAGATCGGAGATGTCGAGTGA
- a CDS encoding two-component system sensor kinase (ATP binding site [chemical binding];~G-X-G motif;~Histidine kinase-like ATPases; This family includes several ATP-binding proteins for example: histidine kinase, DNA gyrase B, topoisomerases, heat shock protein HSP90, phytochrome-like ATPases and DNA mismatch repair proteins; cd00075;~Histidine kinase; pfam07568;~Mg2+ binding site [ion binding];~PAS fold; pfam08448;~Signal transduction histidine kinase [Signal transduction mechanisms];~Signal transduction histidine kinase; pfam12282;~identified by MetaGeneAnnotator; putative;~two-component system sensor kinase [Streptomyces cattleya NRRL 8057 = DSM46488]), whose translation MPSMNDLVRQHTALGESDLEWLHLLVSEWQLLSDLSFADLVLWVPTRDGTRYVSVAQMRPNTGPTSYQDDMVGHLVPRGRRPLLDAALDEGRIVREGDPEWREEVPVRVESIPVRREGRVLGVIARNTNLLTVRTPSRLELTYLQSASDLAQMIAAGAFPFPGEQVDMDSSPRAGDGLMRLDADGVVQYASPNALSAYHRLGLAADLVGQDLGQITAELAPSRGPVDEALVKMASGYAPREFEVEGDDGVIQLRAIPLKPKGPRIGSLVLLRDVTELRRRERELITKDATIREIHHRVKNNLQTVAALLRLQARRMDSERGREALNEAVRRVGSIAIVHETLSQNLDERVEFDEIADRVISMVAEISPGKVICRRNGRFGILDAEVATPLSMVLTEILQNALEHAFAPGEQGTVEVTAVRGDSRPASRLLITVKDDGRGLPEGFDPQRAGNLGLQIVRTLVEGELGGSFDMQPGAEGGTRVVLDIPVHPQK comes from the coding sequence GTGCCCTCCATGAACGACCTCGTACGCCAGCACACCGCCCTCGGTGAGTCCGACCTCGAATGGCTCCACCTGCTGGTCTCGGAGTGGCAGCTGCTCTCCGACCTCTCCTTCGCCGACCTGGTCCTGTGGGTGCCCACCCGCGACGGCACCCGGTACGTCTCCGTCGCCCAGATGCGGCCCAACACCGGACCGACCTCCTACCAGGACGACATGGTCGGCCATCTGGTCCCGCGCGGCCGCCGCCCGCTCCTCGACGCGGCGCTCGACGAGGGCCGGATCGTGCGCGAGGGCGACCCCGAGTGGCGCGAGGAGGTCCCGGTCCGGGTCGAGTCCATCCCCGTACGCCGCGAGGGCCGCGTCCTCGGCGTCATCGCCCGCAACACCAACCTGCTCACCGTGCGGACCCCGTCCCGTCTGGAGCTCACCTACCTCCAGTCCGCGTCCGACCTCGCGCAGATGATCGCCGCCGGCGCGTTCCCCTTCCCCGGCGAGCAGGTCGACATGGACTCCTCGCCCCGGGCCGGCGACGGGCTGATGCGCCTCGACGCCGACGGTGTCGTCCAGTACGCCTCGCCCAACGCCCTCTCCGCGTACCACCGGCTCGGCCTCGCCGCCGACCTGGTCGGCCAGGACCTCGGCCAGATCACCGCCGAGCTGGCCCCGTCCCGCGGCCCGGTCGACGAGGCCCTGGTCAAGATGGCCTCCGGCTACGCCCCGCGGGAGTTCGAGGTCGAGGGCGACGACGGCGTGATCCAGCTGCGCGCCATCCCGCTCAAGCCCAAGGGCCCCCGCATCGGTTCGCTCGTCCTGCTCCGGGATGTCACCGAACTGCGTCGCCGCGAGCGCGAGTTGATCACCAAGGACGCGACGATCCGGGAGATCCACCACCGGGTCAAGAACAACCTCCAGACGGTGGCGGCGCTGCTGCGGCTCCAGGCCCGCCGGATGGACTCCGAGCGGGGGCGCGAGGCACTCAACGAGGCGGTACGGCGCGTCGGTTCGATCGCCATCGTCCATGAGACGCTGTCCCAGAATCTGGACGAGCGGGTCGAGTTCGACGAGATCGCCGACCGGGTGATCTCGATGGTCGCGGAGATCTCCCCGGGCAAGGTCATCTGCCGGCGCAACGGCCGCTTCGGCATCCTGGACGCCGAGGTCGCCACCCCGCTGTCCATGGTGCTCACCGAGATCCTCCAGAACGCGCTGGAACACGCCTTCGCGCCGGGGGAGCAGGGCACCGTCGAGGTCACCGCCGTCCGCGGCGACTCCCGGCCGGCCTCCCGACTGCTGATCACCGTGAAGGACGACGGCCGCGGGCTGCCCGAGGGCTTCGATCCGCAGCGGGCCGGAAATCTCGGCCTCCAGATCGTCCGCACCCTGGTGGAGGGCGAACTCGGCGGCAGCTTCGACATGCAGCCGGGCGCGGAGGGCGGTACCCGTGTGGTGCTCGACATTCCCGTCCATCCGCAGAAATAG